From a single Campylobacter concisus genomic region:
- a CDS encoding ABC transporter ATP-binding protein, producing MLEVRNLNFSYPNGAGKLENVNLKIGAGEILTILGRNGAGKSTTLGLISGSLKPVSGEIFLDGKNVDSLSNKERAKIMAYVAQSEVAEYEYTGLEFITMGRAAHLGIFARPSKEDEQIAKIYTKKLEIEHLEEKFITQMSGGQKQMCMIARAMAAQPKMIIFDEPTSALDFGNQYKFLRTLKWLKELGYSVVLTTHNPDFAVLLGGYVALVKGDGNVEFGTVNEIIRSENLSKLYGLSLNVSYIDEVKRECCLTYPL from the coding sequence ATGCTTGAAGTCAGAAATTTAAACTTTAGCTACCCAAATGGGGCTGGCAAACTAGAAAATGTAAATTTAAAGATAGGCGCAGGTGAGATTTTAACCATACTTGGTCGAAATGGAGCTGGCAAATCAACCACTCTTGGGCTAATAAGTGGCTCACTAAAGCCAGTTTCAGGAGAAATTTTTCTTGATGGCAAAAACGTAGATAGCCTAAGCAACAAAGAGCGTGCTAAAATCATGGCGTATGTGGCTCAAAGCGAGGTTGCCGAGTATGAATACACTGGACTTGAGTTCATCACGATGGGACGTGCGGCGCACCTTGGCATCTTTGCAAGACCTAGCAAAGAGGATGAGCAGATCGCTAAAATTTACACCAAAAAGCTTGAGATCGAGCACCTTGAAGAGAAATTTATCACTCAAATGAGTGGCGGTCAAAAGCAGATGTGTATGATCGCTCGTGCGATGGCTGCACAGCCAAAAATGATTATATTTGACGAGCCAACGAGCGCGCTTGATTTTGGCAACCAGTATAAATTTTTACGCACGCTCAAGTGGCTAAAAGAGCTTGGCTACTCGGTCGTGCTAACCACTCACAACCCTGACTTTGCCGTACTTCTTGGCGGATATGTCGCACTTGTAAAAGGTGATGGAAATGTTGAGTTTGGTACAGTTAATGAGATCATAAGAAGCGAAAATTTAAGCAAGCTTTACGGACTAAGCTTAAACGTAAGCTACATCGACGAAGTAAAAAGAGAGTGCTGTTTAACATATCCTCTTTAA
- a CDS encoding excalibur calcium-binding domain-containing protein, giving the protein MKKVVLILFFALMANAADKFDCSKRYCKEMKSCEEAYHYLRKCGRSGFDRDRDGIPCENVCKERRVEK; this is encoded by the coding sequence ATGAAAAAAGTAGTTTTGATTTTATTTTTTGCATTGATGGCAAACGCGGCGGATAAATTTGATTGTTCTAAACGCTACTGCAAAGAGATGAAAAGTTGCGAAGAAGCATATCACTATTTAAGAAAATGCGGACGCAGTGGGTTTGATCGCGATCGTGACGGCATACCATGCGAGAATGTATGCAAAGAACGCAGAGTAGAAAAATAA
- the recG gene encoding ATP-dependent DNA helicase RecG, which translates to MKFEASDRAKLLKIGVLSLLDLALVLPKGFEDTTIAKSPREGQVCINVKITSLASRPGMLTALAFCEQWQSSVKIVIFNAKSWHYGAFKMGKEMAIYGLCSYAFGSWQIINPKITTKIGQIVPKFKTELKDDEVKKLVLKYINLQNLLAEGLSEREAKFLAELQRLDEQSVQILYRLKNDNEGVHILKFVEIFNYIKKLSAKKTYFKSPKIKLFDISSWLKSLPFTPTNDQLNAINDIRDDLSAVQAKRRVIMGDVGSGKTLVILASALSVYPQSAILMAPTSILSEQIYNEAKRLLPPFMNVMLVQSGEKKIDFSGVNLIVGTHALLFHELPNSPLVMVDEQHRFGSNQRKKIEELASNEDERANFVQFSATPIPRTLSLIQSSIVNFSFLKQMPFKKNITSQILGASEFGFLLTHIKKQLENGFQVAIIYPLVESSESSNYQSLNEAQGFWLKNFKNVFVTHGKDKEKEEILRRFREEGEILLSTTVVEVGISLPRLNTIVIVGAERLGLATLHQLRGRVGRNGGDGYCFLFTKLKETPARLKEFCATNDGFKVAELDLKNRQSGDILNGFFQHGATFNFYNYEDDITQAAKARVATLAKNNA; encoded by the coding sequence ATGAAATTTGAAGCAAGCGACAGAGCAAAACTTCTAAAAATAGGCGTGCTTAGCCTACTTGACCTTGCTCTCGTGCTGCCAAAGGGCTTTGAGGATACGACGATCGCTAAGAGCCCAAGAGAGGGGCAGGTCTGCATAAATGTAAAGATCACCTCACTCGCCTCGCGCCCTGGCATGCTAACGGCACTTGCCTTTTGCGAGCAGTGGCAAAGTAGCGTAAAGATCGTCATTTTTAACGCAAAGTCTTGGCACTACGGCGCTTTTAAGATGGGCAAAGAGATGGCGATATATGGGCTTTGCTCCTATGCCTTTGGCTCGTGGCAGATAATAAATCCAAAAATCACCACAAAAATAGGCCAGATTGTGCCTAAATTTAAGACCGAGCTAAAAGACGATGAGGTCAAAAAACTCGTTTTAAAATATATAAATTTACAAAATTTATTAGCCGAGGGCTTAAGTGAGCGAGAGGCTAAATTTCTAGCTGAGCTGCAAAGACTAGACGAGCAAAGTGTACAAATTTTATACCGCCTAAAAAACGATAATGAGGGCGTGCACATTTTAAAATTTGTAGAAATTTTTAACTACATAAAAAAGCTAAGTGCTAAAAAAACCTACTTTAAAAGCCCAAAAATCAAGCTTTTTGATATAAGCTCTTGGCTTAAAAGCTTACCATTTACGCCGACAAATGACCAGCTAAATGCGATAAATGATATCAGAGACGACCTTAGTGCTGTGCAGGCAAAAAGACGCGTCATAATGGGCGATGTGGGAAGCGGCAAGACACTAGTGATCCTAGCATCAGCACTCAGCGTATATCCGCAAAGTGCCATTTTGATGGCGCCAACAAGTATCTTAAGCGAGCAAATTTACAATGAAGCAAAGAGGCTATTGCCGCCATTTATGAATGTGATGTTGGTTCAAAGTGGAGAGAAAAAGATAGACTTTAGCGGGGTAAATTTGATCGTTGGCACGCATGCGCTGCTCTTTCACGAGCTACCAAACTCACCGCTAGTCATGGTCGATGAGCAGCACCGCTTTGGCTCAAACCAGCGCAAAAAGATAGAGGAGCTGGCCTCAAACGAGGACGAGCGAGCAAATTTTGTGCAGTTTTCAGCTACGCCCATACCAAGGACGCTAAGTTTGATCCAGTCATCTATCGTAAATTTTAGCTTTTTAAAGCAGATGCCGTTTAAGAAAAATATAACGAGTCAAATTTTAGGCGCTAGTGAGTTTGGCTTTTTACTAACCCACATCAAAAAGCAGCTAGAAAACGGCTTTCAAGTAGCCATCATCTATCCGCTAGTTGAGAGCAGTGAGAGCTCAAACTACCAAAGCCTAAATGAGGCGCAAGGCTTTTGGCTAAAGAATTTCAAAAATGTTTTTGTCACGCATGGCAAGGACAAAGAAAAAGAGGAAATTTTAAGGAGATTTAGAGAAGAGGGTGAAATTTTGCTTTCAACCACTGTTGTTGAGGTTGGAATTTCGCTACCAAGGCTAAATACGATAGTGATCGTAGGCGCTGAGAGGCTAGGACTTGCCACGCTTCATCAGCTAAGGGGCAGAGTAGGGCGAAATGGCGGCGATGGATACTGTTTTTTGTTTACTAAGCTAAAAGAGACGCCTGCTAGGTTAAAAGAATTTTGCGCGACAAATGACGGCTTTAAAGTGGCCGAGCTTGATCTTAAAAACCGCCAAAGCGGCGATATACTAAATGGCTTTTTCCAGCATGGAGCGACATTTAACTTCTACAACTACGAGGATGATATCACGCAGGCTGCAAAGGCTAGAGTGGCGACACTTGCTAAAAATAATGCCTAG
- a CDS encoding M16 family metallopeptidase, producing the protein MKILDINVKNVKIPVVFESSKAMPVVSLRLVFKAAGSSQNGKLAGLARLSANLLNEGDMKLGSAKFAKELEVRAISLNASCGFETFCIDLNCLKEHFAFACGKLKELISAPNLTEEILNRCKTVTLGEIAANENDFDYVARQGLFELLYPKSVLAQPSIGTKKSIKAIMLEDVRKFLNEHLDLSNLLCVLGGDIDEKQTKELASVLEILKPGKARKLEHFSPSDKCESSEIIRQSEQAYIYFGAPFNVRAEERYKAAVATFILGEGGFGSRLMEEIRVKRGLAYSAYARNLLNLSYSQLYGYMQTKNEKKDEAIAVIKDEILKFSKKGVSKAELEQAKKFLLGSLPLRLETLFKRLDIAQSEFYEHGELGAFLKDLDKISALSLNELNNFIKAHAEINQLSFCVLKNEI; encoded by the coding sequence ATGAAAATTTTAGATATCAATGTAAAAAATGTAAAAATTCCAGTCGTTTTTGAAAGCTCAAAAGCGATGCCAGTAGTGAGCCTTAGACTTGTTTTCAAAGCAGCTGGTAGCTCACAAAATGGCAAGCTCGCAGGCCTTGCAAGGCTAAGTGCAAATTTGCTAAACGAAGGCGATATGAAGCTAGGCTCGGCTAAATTTGCCAAAGAGCTTGAAGTAAGGGCGATTAGCCTAAATGCAAGCTGTGGCTTTGAGACATTTTGCATAGATCTAAACTGCCTAAAAGAGCACTTTGCCTTTGCGTGCGGCAAGCTAAAAGAGCTTATAAGCGCTCCAAATTTGACAGAAGAAATTCTAAATAGGTGCAAAACCGTCACACTTGGCGAGATCGCAGCAAATGAAAACGACTTTGACTACGTGGCAAGGCAGGGGCTTTTTGAGCTTTTATACCCAAAAAGCGTGCTTGCCCAGCCAAGCATCGGCACTAAAAAGAGCATAAAAGCGATCATGCTTGAAGATGTGAGAAAGTTTTTAAACGAGCATTTAGACCTTTCAAATTTGCTTTGCGTGCTAGGCGGCGACATCGACGAGAAACAGACAAAAGAGCTCGCTAGTGTTTTAGAAATTTTAAAACCTGGTAAAGCACGAAAGTTAGAGCACTTTAGCCCAAGCGATAAGTGCGAAAGCAGCGAGATTATCAGGCAAAGCGAGCAGGCCTACATCTACTTTGGCGCACCATTTAACGTGAGAGCTGAGGAGAGATACAAGGCTGCAGTGGCGACATTTATCCTGGGCGAGGGTGGCTTTGGCTCGAGGCTCATGGAGGAGATCCGCGTGAAAAGAGGGCTTGCTTATAGCGCCTACGCTAGAAATTTGCTAAATCTCTCTTACAGCCAGCTCTACGGCTACATGCAGACAAAAAATGAGAAAAAAGATGAAGCGATCGCCGTTATAAAAGATGAAATTTTAAAATTTAGTAAAAAAGGTGTTAGCAAGGCCGAGCTTGAGCAGGCTAAAAAATTCTTACTTGGCTCGTTACCACTTAGACTTGAGACACTATTTAAGCGCCTTGATATCGCACAAAGCGAGTTTTATGAGCATGGCGAGCTTGGGGCATTTTTAAAGGACCTTGATAAAATTTCAGCCCTTTCGCTAAATGAGCTAAATAACTTCATAAAAGCCCACGCAGAGATCAATCAGCTAAGTTTTTGCGTCTTAAAAAATGAAATTTGA
- a CDS encoding dehypoxanthine futalosine cyclase, with translation MKRLSVNEAIDLIENAPLHELGKMALARKKELHPEGITTFIVDRNINYTNVCWVDCKFCAFYRHAKEEDAYVLSFEEIGKKIEELIAIGGTQILFQGGVHPKLKIEWYEELVSYISKHYPSITIHGFSAVEIDYIARISKISTKEVLRRLNEKGLYSMPGAGAEILSDRVRDIIAPKKCDTADWLRIHKEAHELGIKTTATMMFGTVESTREIVEHWEHIRNLQDETAGFRAFILWSFQGLNTKLMQEFPEIKKQSSNVYLRLLAVSRLFLDNFKNIQSSWVTQGSYVGQLALLFGANDLGSTMMEENVVKAAGASFRMNQDQMIELIKDVGEIPAKRNTNYDILEKF, from the coding sequence TTGAAAAGACTTAGTGTAAATGAGGCCATCGATCTTATAGAAAATGCACCGCTTCACGAGCTTGGCAAGATGGCATTAGCTAGAAAAAAAGAGCTTCATCCAGAGGGCATTACGACCTTCATTGTAGATCGCAACATCAACTATACAAACGTCTGCTGGGTGGATTGTAAATTTTGCGCATTTTACCGCCACGCAAAAGAAGAGGACGCTTATGTGCTAAGTTTTGAGGAGATCGGCAAGAAGATCGAGGAGCTTATCGCCATTGGCGGCACGCAAATTTTATTTCAAGGTGGCGTTCATCCAAAGCTAAAGATCGAGTGGTACGAGGAGCTTGTAAGCTACATCAGCAAGCACTATCCAAGCATCACGATACATGGCTTTTCTGCCGTTGAGATCGACTACATCGCAAGAATTTCAAAAATTTCTACAAAAGAGGTATTAAGACGCCTAAACGAAAAGGGCTTATACTCGATGCCAGGGGCTGGAGCAGAGATTTTAAGCGACCGCGTTCGTGACATCATTGCCCCTAAAAAATGCGACACCGCAGACTGGCTTCGCATACACAAAGAGGCGCACGAGCTTGGTATAAAAACGACTGCGACGATGATGTTTGGCACGGTTGAGAGCACTCGTGAGATCGTGGAGCACTGGGAGCACATCAGAAATTTACAAGATGAAACGGCTGGATTTAGAGCCTTTATACTTTGGAGTTTTCAAGGGCTAAATACAAAGCTCATGCAAGAATTTCCAGAGATCAAAAAGCAAAGCTCAAACGTCTATCTAAGGCTTCTTGCGGTTTCAAGGCTCTTTTTGGATAACTTTAAAAATATCCAAAGCAGCTGGGTCACGCAGGGCAGCTACGTTGGTCAGCTAGCGCTTCTTTTTGGCGCAAACGACCTTGGTAGCACAATGATGGAAGAAAACGTCGTAAAGGCCGCAGGGGCTAGCTTTAGGATGAATCAAGACCAGATGATCGAGCTTATAAAAGATGTCGGAGAAATTCCAGCCAAGCGTAACACGAACTACGATATTTTGGAGAAATTTTAG
- a CDS encoding NfeD family protein, whose translation MISPFIMIAIGVVLCITEFIFFSFYLLFFGIAFIVVGAINFGFSFAWSYQILITAAIAIVLLVLLKAPLKSKFMSRKESFNEEFLDEAGVGEIRENMVYFKGTLWKYDGNLANGEKVTVLGTKGDKVILK comes from the coding sequence GTGATCAGCCCTTTTATAATGATAGCAATCGGTGTGGTTTTGTGCATCACCGAGTTTATCTTTTTCTCATTTTATTTGCTATTTTTTGGCATAGCTTTTATCGTAGTTGGAGCTATAAATTTTGGTTTTAGTTTTGCTTGGAGCTATCAAATTTTAATTACAGCAGCGATTGCGATCGTGCTCCTTGTGCTTTTAAAAGCGCCGTTGAAGAGTAAATTTATGTCCAGAAAAGAGAGTTTTAACGAGGAATTTTTAGACGAAGCCGGAGTTGGCGAGATCAGAGAAAATATGGTCTATTTCAAAGGCACTCTTTGGAAATACGACGGAAATTTAGCTAATGGAGAGAAGGTGACGGTTCTTGGCACCAAAGGTGACAAGGTGATATTAAAATAA
- a CDS encoding SPFH domain-containing protein: MQIEAFGVLVVVLVIFAFLFLKAGIKIVSQADNLLIERLGKFHKVLDGGFHIIIPFVDQIRAIITVKEQLVDITKQQVITKDNVNISVDGIVFLKVFDAKMAVYNVDNYKRAIANLAMTTLRGEIGAMNLDDTLSSRDRLNAALQVALGDAAGNWGVKIMRVEISEISVPLGIEEAMNMQMKAEREKRAIELKALAEKEALIRNAEALKQEKVLQAEAIERMADAKKYEQIAIATAQKEAMDMINDSMSKNANAAEFLLARDRVGAFSELAKNSSKDKILVPYEATELIGSLSVLKNFLAKDKA; this comes from the coding sequence ATGCAAATCGAAGCATTTGGCGTTTTAGTCGTAGTTCTGGTTATCTTTGCGTTCTTGTTTTTAAAGGCTGGCATCAAGATCGTCTCACAAGCTGATAATCTACTCATCGAGCGACTTGGTAAATTTCACAAGGTGCTTGATGGCGGATTTCACATAATCATCCCATTTGTCGATCAAATAAGAGCGATAATCACCGTAAAAGAACAACTTGTTGATATCACAAAACAGCAAGTCATCACAAAAGATAACGTTAATATAAGCGTTGATGGCATCGTCTTTTTAAAGGTCTTTGACGCAAAAATGGCGGTTTATAATGTCGATAACTACAAGCGTGCCATTGCAAATTTAGCCATGACTACGCTTCGTGGCGAGATAGGCGCGATGAATCTTGACGATACGCTAAGCTCACGTGACCGCCTAAATGCTGCACTTCAAGTGGCTCTTGGCGACGCTGCTGGCAACTGGGGCGTAAAGATCATGCGTGTAGAAATTTCTGAAATTTCTGTTCCACTAGGCATCGAAGAAGCGATGAATATGCAGATGAAAGCTGAGCGCGAAAAACGTGCGATCGAGCTAAAAGCCTTAGCTGAAAAAGAGGCGTTAATCCGCAATGCAGAGGCGCTAAAACAAGAAAAAGTGCTTCAAGCAGAGGCTATAGAGCGTATGGCTGATGCAAAAAAATACGAGCAAATCGCCATTGCAACGGCTCAAAAAGAGGCTATGGATATGATAAATGATAGTATGAGCAAAAACGCAAATGCGGCTGAATTTTTGCTCGCGCGCGATAGAGTCGGGGCATTTAGTGAGCTGGCTAAAAATAGCTCAAAAGATAAAATTTTAGTTCCTTATGAGGCGACTGAGCTTATTGGTTCACTTAGCGTTTTGAAAAATTTCCTAGCTAAGGATAAGGCGTGA
- a CDS encoding copper resistance protein NlpE codes for MKNFIFALSAALLLAGCASSSQNTNVPQGKCEVKSSCEAPINSIEGTYKAFLPCASCMGIDSTLILKKDGTFESVMNYKSKDNYKAVSKGKYSIENGVITTIDEYKEKSFYKIEGENLKMLDMDQKEVTGELKDKYIFKRVK; via the coding sequence ATGAAAAATTTTATATTTGCACTAAGTGCGGCTCTACTTTTGGCAGGTTGTGCATCATCTAGCCAAAACACAAACGTCCCACAAGGCAAATGTGAAGTAAAAAGTAGCTGCGAAGCTCCAATTAACAGCATCGAGGGCACTTATAAAGCATTTTTGCCTTGCGCTAGCTGCATGGGTATAGACTCAACCCTTATACTAAAAAAGGACGGCACATTTGAAAGTGTGATGAACTACAAGTCAAAAGACAACTACAAAGCCGTTAGTAAAGGCAAATACTCAATCGAAAATGGTGTGATAACAACGATTGACGAGTATAAAGAAAAGAGCTTTTATAAAATAGAAGGCGAGAACCTAAAAATGCTAGATATGGATCAAAAAGAGGTCACTGGCGAGCTAAAAGATAAATATATCTTTAAACGCGTAAAATAA
- a CDS encoding copper resistance protein NlpE, producing the protein MKYLFAILISFFILGCAKNENLEPKQSTQNTVKEDKPLVQANTPKKSEKLILPNSIYSSFHTILPCPNCEGIKTIITLNKDKTYTKTMLTMDKEVSLVEKNGTFDVDDSAIILKDENGNLSYFAPNKNSLLQLDDKKNKRVGVLAQIYNFEPVNKAYKDSFFAKFYKFKNKDNFLDIVIVPSKNGAKISFYSSLKNGLPLCEFSSELLYDKGIFYLLDEKGIALSIHRINNAIFLVANYKICKNAHISGRYKKDKDQKNLFGKGFFAELTNESANRDVIKIYGSKNIKRDNTKKENSYIVINKNERIFEYTLLNGIITSIEIYSNEFKTPENISLKSNFKDIKNSLVISKFRSDKSNIYLKIDSHDMLITLKNTLAKEITSLNDIPDETKIEQITLMWNQ; encoded by the coding sequence ATGAAATATCTTTTTGCCATACTTATCTCATTTTTCATCCTTGGCTGCGCAAAAAATGAAAATTTAGAGCCAAAACAAAGCACACAAAATACAGTAAAAGAAGACAAGCCGTTAGTTCAGGCAAATACACCCAAAAAGTCAGAAAAGCTAATACTTCCAAACTCAATTTATAGTAGTTTTCACACTATTTTGCCTTGCCCAAACTGTGAAGGCATAAAAACCATCATTACGCTAAATAAAGACAAAACCTACACAAAAACAATGCTTACTATGGATAAAGAAGTAAGCTTGGTTGAAAAAAATGGTACATTTGATGTTGATGATAGTGCTATCATTTTAAAAGATGAAAATGGCAATCTTAGCTATTTTGCACCAAATAAAAACTCACTTCTTCAGCTTGATGATAAGAAAAATAAGCGAGTTGGCGTGCTAGCTCAAATTTATAATTTTGAACCGGTAAATAAAGCTTACAAAGATAGTTTTTTTGCTAAATTTTATAAATTTAAAAACAAAGATAACTTTTTAGATATCGTAATCGTACCAAGCAAAAATGGTGCAAAAATAAGTTTTTATTCATCATTAAAAAATGGCTTGCCACTTTGCGAGTTTAGCTCTGAGCTACTTTACGACAAGGGAATTTTTTACCTTTTAGATGAAAAAGGCATCGCCCTAAGCATACACAGAATAAATAATGCAATTTTTCTAGTAGCAAACTATAAAATTTGTAAAAATGCTCACATAAGCGGACGATATAAAAAAGATAAAGATCAAAAAAATCTCTTTGGTAAAGGCTTTTTTGCAGAGCTGACAAACGAATCAGCAAATAGAGATGTGATAAAAATTTACGGCTCAAAAAACATAAAACGTGATAACACAAAAAAAGAAAACAGCTACATCGTAATAAATAAAAATGAAAGAATTTTTGAATACACCTTACTAAATGGCATTATCACAAGCATTGAAATTTATTCAAACGAGTTTAAAACTCCAGAAAATATCAGCCTTAAATCAAATTTCAAAGATATAAAAAATTCTCTTGTCATTTCTAAATTTCGTAGTGATAAAAGCAACATCTATCTAAAAATAGATAGCCACGATATGCTAATCACACTAAAAAATACACTTGCCAAAGAGATAACAAGCCTAAACGATATACCAGATGAAACAAAGATAGAGCAAATAACGCTAATGTGGAATCAATAA
- a CDS encoding MFS transporter, which translates to MKEYLKLLKEERNFRLLSIIQLICYFGVWFSHTGIFTLLIKLDAPVWAITLSAAMAFIPGVVIAPFSGILVDKFSPKPMLVIMMAVETISVFMLLFIDSLDFLWLLLLIIFIRNGTGGMYFQVEMSVLPKILSKENLKLANEIHSIIWAVSYTAGMGLAGVYIHFFGIKSAFLLDGILYILSFGFLYFLNLQGLKPEFIEKPLKMLKNGLKYLKENRLIVHLIFLHAFVGITAYDALIALLADYKYANLLSTSLIIGLLNTSRSISLMFAPAILSKFINKNTLIFVYIGQGLGIIIWALSLWNFYLSLIGIIFAGFCTSSLWSYTYTMLQQNCKKEFYGRVIAYNDMVFLGFSALISFIIGLLYDIGFSVEMIASFMGSLFFVGAFYYHIVLKSYKIR; encoded by the coding sequence TTGAAAGAATATCTTAAACTTTTAAAAGAAGAGAGAAATTTTCGCCTTTTAAGCATCATTCAGCTTATATGCTATTTTGGCGTATGGTTTTCGCACACAGGTATTTTTACCCTTCTTATCAAGCTTGACGCTCCTGTCTGGGCTATCACACTAAGTGCAGCAATGGCATTTATCCCAGGTGTTGTCATAGCTCCATTTAGTGGAATTTTAGTTGATAAATTTAGCCCAAAACCAATGCTTGTCATCATGATGGCAGTTGAGACGATAAGCGTTTTTATGCTTCTTTTTATAGACTCACTTGATTTTTTATGGCTACTTTTACTTATCATTTTTATTAGAAATGGCACTGGTGGAATGTATTTTCAAGTAGAGATGAGCGTACTGCCAAAAATTTTAAGCAAAGAAAATCTCAAACTCGCAAATGAGATCCACTCTATCATTTGGGCGGTCTCATACACTGCTGGCATGGGGCTGGCTGGAGTTTATATACACTTTTTTGGTATTAAAAGCGCCTTTTTACTTGATGGCATACTATACATTCTTAGCTTTGGATTTTTATATTTTTTAAATTTACAAGGCCTAAAGCCAGAATTTATAGAAAAGCCTCTAAAAATGCTCAAAAATGGGCTTAAATATCTAAAAGAAAATAGACTCATCGTGCATCTTATATTCTTACACGCCTTTGTTGGCATTACCGCTTATGACGCATTGATCGCACTTTTGGCTGATTACAAATATGCAAATTTACTCTCGACATCATTAATTATAGGACTATTAAATACTTCAAGATCCATTTCACTTATGTTTGCTCCAGCCATACTTAGTAAATTTATAAATAAAAATACGCTTATTTTCGTATATATCGGTCAAGGCCTTGGTATCATTATTTGGGCTTTATCGCTTTGGAATTTTTATCTATCGCTTATTGGCATTATCTTCGCTGGATTTTGCACATCAAGTCTTTGGAGCTACACCTATACGATGCTTCAGCAAAACTGCAAAAAAGAATTTTATGGCCGAGTGATTGCATATAACGATATGGTTTTTCTTGGCTTTAGCGCTCTCATTTCATTTATCATTGGTCTGCTTTATGATATTGGATTTAGCGTTGAGATGATTGCGAGTTTTATGGGAAGCCTCTTTTTTGTAGGGGCTTTTTACTATCACATCGTATTAAAAAGCTACAAAATAAGGTGA
- a CDS encoding CheR family methyltransferase, which translates to MLLTNNAKDIKIAQTDTPQDMDGFNDFMNVIKTLCGVDLEPKRDITLQRITIFIRDRQIKSFKDLVSMIKYNSSLRQDILNLVTVNETYFYRELPQLKDVIYYAKELGGARILCAPCSTGDESYSLAMLAYEMGFKQHEISIVGIDINSEAIASCQNGIFSERSLHRLSDFQKERFFTKVDDKFKIKKEILPRCEFKILNVFDDAIFNLGKFDIVLSRNMMIYFDDDFRLKCVERLHKLLKPDGRLYAGHADLVPYTPAYEKRFSNGTTYYLKK; encoded by the coding sequence ATGCTACTAACTAATAATGCAAAAGATATAAAAATAGCACAAACAGATACTCCGCAAGATATGGATGGTTTTAATGATTTTATGAATGTGATCAAGACTCTTTGCGGAGTTGATCTTGAGCCAAAAAGAGATATTACTTTGCAGCGAATTACCATTTTTATTAGAGATCGCCAGATAAAAAGCTTTAAAGATCTTGTTTCGATGATAAAATATAACTCAAGCTTGCGACAAGACATTTTAAATCTAGTAACTGTAAATGAGACTTATTTTTATAGAGAGTTGCCTCAACTTAAAGACGTGATCTATTACGCAAAGGAGCTTGGAGGAGCTAGAATTTTGTGTGCTCCTTGCTCCACTGGAGATGAGTCATATTCGCTTGCGATGCTTGCTTATGAGATGGGATTTAAACAGCATGAAATTTCAATCGTAGGTATAGACATAAACTCAGAAGCCATAGCAAGCTGTCAAAACGGCATTTTTAGTGAGAGGAGCTTGCATAGGTTAAGCGATTTTCAAAAAGAGAGATTTTTTACAAAAGTCGATGATAAATTTAAGATAAAAAAAGAAATTTTACCAAGGTGTGAGTTTAAAATTTTAAATGTTTTTGATGACGCTATTTTTAATCTAGGAAAATTTGATATCGTGCTTTCAAGAAATATGATGATCTATTTTGATGATGATTTTAGATTAAAATGTGTTGAGAGGCTTCATAAATTGCTTAAGCCAGATGGTAGGCTTTACGCTGGACACGCTGATCTTGTGCCTTACACTCCAGCTTATGAAAAACGCTTTTCAAATGGAACTACCTACTATCTAAAAAAATAA
- a CDS encoding CheB methylesterase domain-containing protein, producing MAQKLILIGASTGGPGHLKKLLKNVKLNGAIIVIAQHMNKMFINSFAMQIGKECGLDVEILNERKILKENTVYVCEQNVVVSPNLPISAKPNTEEKTIYTPNVDVLFKSGVGICKSANVLAILLTGIGDDGAAGLDKLYKAGAKCIAENEESAIVYGMPKRAKELNQSLKSLNLTMIKKEMEDFLNATN from the coding sequence GTGGCACAAAAATTAATATTAATAGGGGCGTCTACTGGCGGGCCTGGGCATTTAAAAAAGTTACTAAAAAACGTAAAACTAAATGGAGCTATCATCGTGATAGCCCAGCACATGAATAAAATGTTTATAAACTCTTTTGCTATGCAAATCGGAAAAGAGTGTGGCTTGGATGTTGAAATTTTAAATGAGAGGAAAATTTTAAAAGAAAATACCGTATATGTCTGCGAACAAAATGTAGTGGTGTCGCCAAATTTACCAATTAGCGCAAAGCCAAATACAGAAGAAAAGACTATATATACGCCAAATGTTGATGTGCTGTTTAAATCTGGAGTTGGAATTTGTAAAAGCGCAAATGTCCTAGCCATCTTGCTAACTGGTATCGGAGACGATGGTGCGGCTGGGCTTGATAAGCTTTATAAGGCTGGAGCAAAATGTATAGCTGAAAATGAGGAGAGTGCGATAGTGTATGGTATGCCAAAACGTGCAAAGGAGCTAAATCAGAGCCTAAAATCACTAAACCTAACCATGATAAAAAAAGAGATGGAGGATTTTTTAAATGCTACTAACTAA